The Amaranthus tricolor cultivar Red isolate AtriRed21 chromosome 2, ASM2621246v1, whole genome shotgun sequence genome contains the following window.
TATAGATGACATGAGTGATGCATAGTGTATACTGTATAGAATCAAATGAACATTTGAagtaaaatgaaagaaaatatatattattatatgaaaaatattGTATATACGTTTATAAACAAGTACTGTATACCATAATTTTCTATATAAGGTAATTCAAATGTTTTTACCACATTTGATTTTATGTAGTCAAAAACGTAAACTTGATTAAACTTTGGGCGTATTTTCTATTGGCTAATTAATGGAAGTTTCATTGACTAaccaataatattaattatttttatcagCATTTAATTTAGTTGCATAAGCAAATTtacaataatgaaaataattgataaaattaaattagctattaacttttaatcatttatattaaAAGTTGGACTAAAAAGACAAATTATAATCCAAAAAACTAATTTCTTTCTTTGGTAACTcaaaactcaattttttttaattggcttAAAAATTAGATACCATATAAGATTTTTTTGTCGTTTGAGtaaacaataacttaaaagtaaaaaaataaatgactaTTCTAGATAATCTTTCGCTAACACGATCTCATAACAAAgactaaaatgttaataatttgtattagttagaaCTATTCAATCTATATATAAAACACATCTCAGGATTAGACCGCCTCAAACAacatttgtaaaaaaataagtaaaatgttGATTAAGAAATGGactaaataaatgaaaaaaaaaatctggaaaaaaagaggaaaaaaaaaaaagaaatacctGGTGACCAAAGCAAATGCCTAAAACTTTCTTCTTGAGAGAATCCAATTTGTGAAGTAAAATCAAAAGATTAGAGATCCAAAGATGATTAGAATGGGCATCACTACAACTTCCTGTAATAACAAATCcatcatacattttaatttcattttcatttggGAATTCATCTTTAGCTACTTTAAATACATCCCAACTTTCCCCTTCTTCACCCAACATTCTTACAAATACCCCAAAATACCCTCCATATTTCTTCTTTACATACTCTGAATCTTCTGCACATAGTAAAACTGCAAACTTCTTTCCCTTTTTCCCATTCTCATTCCCTAGTATTCTCTTTGTTTCATTCTCTAGTAGTTGATCATTCATTGTGGTTTCTTCTGGGGATTTGGGTATCAGATTCACCATCTTTGGGAATGGGATTTGGGATTTGGGATTTGGGAATAGGAAAAGAGTTTGAGTTTCGTTGAGTGAAGGAATGAAGAAAATACAGGGGAATGGATTTGGGGAATGGTTGATtcccctcttttttttttgagtctTGGCGTGTGTTTTTGATGATGGGCAGAAACCAAGTAGGAGTTGGGGGTTTATAAAGACGGAATTatgactttttattttatttatttatttacttagtactttatttattaaataaatattattctgtttatttgaattaattttttcaaaagagAAATGGAGTTTATATTTCTATTAAGCTGATCTAATGCATAGTTATTAGAACTGTTTAAAGCAAATTCGATAATCTGATATTTACCCGACTTTAGACCGAACCGGACTTAATCTGACttcaaaactaattttaaaaatgagaaaattaaTGT
Protein-coding sequences here:
- the LOC130806638 gene encoding gamma-glutamyl peptidase 3-like isoform X2, whose amino-acid sequence is MVNLIPKSPEETTMNDQLLENETKRILGNENGKKGKKFAVLLCAEDSEYVKKKYGGYFGVFVRMLGEEGESWDVFKVAKDEFPNENEIKMYDGFVITGSCSDAHSNHLWISNLLILLHKLDSLKKKVLGICFGHQILGRALGGRTGRASTGWDIGLRTIQFSPSSSTLFSKHKIPAMLNIIECHQDEVLELPSKVEVIGRSSKTSIEMFRYGDHMMGIQGHPEYNKDIVLHLIDRLLQRNLIMVNVFAWIGRKHMLMK